The Primulina tabacum isolate GXHZ01 chromosome 7, ASM2559414v2, whole genome shotgun sequence genome includes a window with the following:
- the LOC142550832 gene encoding MLP-like protein 423 produces the protein MASTFALEAELKSKPQKIWECINDFTNLFPKIFPQVFESVVALEGDGNSPGSVRKITYAQGVPLTPITQKIESVDEENKKMTYSVVDGDILKLYKSFRATLAVSAKGDGTLVIYSGEYEKRNEQVQDPDEFTGIIIKALHRLDDYLLQA, from the exons atgGCTTCCACATTTGCACTAGAAGCTGAATTAAAATCGAAGCCACAAAAGATTTGGGAGTGTATAAATGATTTCACCAATCTCTTCCCTAAAATCTTCCCTCAGGTGTTCGAAAGTGTCGTGGCACTCGAAGGAGATGGAAACTCTCCCGGATCTGTACGTAAGATCACGTATGCACAGG GAGTGCCATTGACACCTATAACCCAGAAGATTGAGTCCGTCGACGaggaaaacaaaaaaatgaCTTATAGTGTCGTTGATGGGGATATCTTGAAGTTGTACAAGAGCTTCAGAGCAACCTTGGCTGTAAGTGCAAAAGGGGACGGAACCTTAGTGATTTATTCGGGTGAATACGAAAAGCGAAACGAGCAAGTCCAGGATCCAGATGAATTCACTGGGATCATCATTAAAGCTCTTCATCGTTTGGATGATTATCTTCTCCAGGCATGA